A genome region from Magnolia sinica isolate HGM2019 chromosome 8, MsV1, whole genome shotgun sequence includes the following:
- the LOC131254119 gene encoding putative cyclin-D7-1: MERSLDMDAGIGSFYTTREDRDQALLVFLHKEASYLPGDVYVEHLQSLDLAQTQCRLNLSIGSVFDAVNYLDRYISVNRFMKWKYWMVELLSVACLSIASKCNEVSIPPLLQFQVCDYYYIAFLAGCYYNSSFYISLMILFHSSLLLSLLLKFEFLLSLKKKNDAVAAVVLNFCFMEDLDHSFLPDAIQRMEITVLKALGWRLTCVTAYSYVDLMTWHLHSLPRHIHVALTERMTELLLGALSDPKFIEFRPSTVAASALRCGLEELLPSKLDTHLSDLASLLPHDRTDEMDKCHKIMEERVVDPQYSLLTMGPTYGLSSPVSVMAPERIDGYDYFVDFTLINVTNPKKRKREDMAGLMMDDHSPILQSPVHE; the protein is encoded by the exons ATGGAGCGTAGTTTAGACATGGATGCTGGTATTGGCTCGTTTTATACCACTAGGGAAGATCGTGACCAGGCTCTTCTGGTCTTCTTGCACAAGGAGGCTAGCTACTTGCCTGGTGATGTGTACGTGGAGCATCTCCAGTCGTTGGATTTGGCCCAG ACTCAATGCCGGTTGAATCTCTCGATTGGGTCGGTGTTTGATGCTGTGAATTATCTTGACCGATACATTTCCGTGAACCGATTCATG AAATGGAAATATTGGATGGTTGAATTACTCTCAGTTGCATGTTTGTCCATTGCTTCCAAATGCAATGAGGTCTCCATCCCTCCACTGCTTCAATTTCAGGTATGTGATTATTACTATATTGCTTTTCTTGCTGGTTGTTACTACAATTCTAGCTTCTATATTTCCTTGATGATTCTCTTCCACTCATCGTTGTTGTTGTCATTATTGTTAAAATTCgaattttta CTTTCtttgaagaagaaaaatgatgctgttgctgctgttgttTTGAATTTCTGTTTT ATGGAAGATCTCGACCATTCGTTCCTGCCGGACGCAATCCAGCGGATGGAAATAACGGTATTGAAGGCGTTGGGCTGGCGCCTCACCTGCGTAACTGCTTATTCCTACGTGGACTTGATGACGTGGCACCTACACTCCCTCCCACGTCATATCCACGTCGCCTTAACAGAACGCATGACCGAGCTTCTTCTCGGAGCTCTTTCAG ACCCGAAATTCATAGAGTTCAGGCCATCTACAGTGGCCGCATCGGCACTAAGATGTGGATTAGAAGAATTACTACCGTCCAAGTTGGATACTCATCTCTCTGATCTGGCCAGTCTCCTCCCCCATGATCGAACG GATGAGATGGACAAGTGCCACAAGATAATGGAAGAGCGAGTCGTGGACCCGCAGTACAGTCTActgaccatgggtcccacctatggCCTTTCGAGCCCTGTGTCTGTCATGGCACCGGAGAGAATCGACGGGTATGATTACTTCGTTGATTTCACTCTCATCAACGTAACTAATCCTAAGAAGCGGAAGAGAGAAGACATGGCGGGCCTCATGATGGATGATCATAGCCCCATTTTACAATCTCCTGTCCATGAGTGA
- the LOC131252825 gene encoding uncharacterized protein LOC131252825 isoform X2, whose translation MAQMVRSQSGGEGGDEILGQDPTPIAPAIGRSTSQEEDQNQPLKKSILMKVKEKARKLRNTLSKKKHEDVTLPGSVSREEKEEENPEYHEAPMRESELAPEAYNVTAKRNQAAPLVIPKRDVLVPEKMLAPANATVSKVKIQSPPVAAAATGSESSSEQKCDKEAVTMKEYLMQKLEPGENEKVLSQVISEAISPTTVGPNGEMGMVDKVKGVVSSLLRVEEQSKIPVSTNPREVEIEGPHEKILQTN comes from the exons ATGGCTCAAATGGTTAGAAGCCAATCCGGAG GTGAAGGTGGAGATGAGATTCTGGGTCAAGACCCCACACCCATCGCACCAGCTATTGGAAGAAGCACCAGTCAGGAAGAAGATCAGAACCAGCCATTGAAAAAATCCATTCTGATGAAGGTGAAGGAGAAGGCAAGGAAGTTGCGGAACACCCTAAGTAAGAAGAAACACGAGGATGTCACATTGCCGGGGAGTGTTAGCCgggaagagaaggaagaagaaaatccTGAGTACCATGAAGCTCCAA TGCGTGAATCTGAGCTTGCACCAGAAGCTTACAATGTGACAGCTAAGCGGAACCAGGCCGCACCTCTAGTAATCCCTAAGAGGGATGTTTTAGTGCCAGAAAAAATGCTCGCACCAGCAAATGCAACGGTTTCCAAAGTGAAGATCCAAAGCCCGCCAGTTGCTGCGGCAGCAACTGGATCAGAGTCAAGTTCTGAGCAGAAATGCGATAAGGAGGCAGTCACCATGAAGGAATATCTTATGCAGAAGTTAGAGCCCGGCGAGAATGAAAAGGTGCTATCGCAGGTGATTTCAGAGGCTATTAGTCCAACTACAGTGGGCCCCAATGGGGAAATGGGTATGGTTGATAAG GTGAAAGGAGTTGTTTCTTCGTTGCTCCGTGTTGAAGAACAATCGAAAATTCCAGTCTCAACCAATCCTCGTGAAG TGGAGATTGAAGGACCACATGAAAAGATACTCCAAACCAACTGA
- the LOC131252825 gene encoding uncharacterized protein LOC131252825 isoform X1, producing MAQMVRSQSGGEGGDEILGQDPTPIAPAIGRSTSQEEDQNQPLKKSILMKVKEKARKLRNTLSKKKHEDVTLPGSVSREEKEEENPEYHEAPMRESELAPEAYNVTAKRNQAAPLVIPKRDVLVPEKMLAPANATVSKVKIQSPPVAAAATGSESSSEQKCDKEAVTMKEYLMQKLEPGENEKVLSQVISEAISPTTVGPNGEMGMVDKVKGAVSSLLHVEEQSKIPSPTAVGPNGEMGMVDKVKGVVSSLLRVEEQSKIPVSTNPREVEIEGPHEKILQTN from the exons ATGGCTCAAATGGTTAGAAGCCAATCCGGAG GTGAAGGTGGAGATGAGATTCTGGGTCAAGACCCCACACCCATCGCACCAGCTATTGGAAGAAGCACCAGTCAGGAAGAAGATCAGAACCAGCCATTGAAAAAATCCATTCTGATGAAGGTGAAGGAGAAGGCAAGGAAGTTGCGGAACACCCTAAGTAAGAAGAAACACGAGGATGTCACATTGCCGGGGAGTGTTAGCCgggaagagaaggaagaagaaaatccTGAGTACCATGAAGCTCCAA TGCGTGAATCTGAGCTTGCACCAGAAGCTTACAATGTGACAGCTAAGCGGAACCAGGCCGCACCTCTAGTAATCCCTAAGAGGGATGTTTTAGTGCCAGAAAAAATGCTCGCACCAGCAAATGCAACGGTTTCCAAAGTGAAGATCCAAAGCCCGCCAGTTGCTGCGGCAGCAACTGGATCAGAGTCAAGTTCTGAGCAGAAATGCGATAAGGAGGCAGTCACCATGAAGGAATATCTTATGCAGAAGTTAGAGCCCGGCGAGAATGAAAAGGTGCTATCGCAGGTGATTTCAGAGGCTATTAGTCCAACTACAGTGGGCCCCAATGGGGAAATGGGTATGGTTGATAAGGTGAAAGGAGCTGTTTCTTCGTTGCTCCATGTTGAAGAACAATCGAAAATTCCTAGTCCAACTGCAGTAGGCCCCAATGGCGAAATGGGCATGGTTGATAAGGTGAAAGGAGTTGTTTCTTCGTTGCTCCGTGTTGAAGAACAATCGAAAATTCCAGTCTCAACCAATCCTCGTGAAG TGGAGATTGAAGGACCACATGAAAAGATACTCCAAACCAACTGA